In Gossypium arboreum isolate Shixiya-1 chromosome 5, ASM2569848v2, whole genome shotgun sequence, a single genomic region encodes these proteins:
- the LOC108450392 gene encoding leucine-rich repeat receptor protein kinase HPCA1-like isoform X1, with translation MGSAVWLFLLVVSIHIYIVAAETDPDDNSSLRAVMSEWKNVPSNWGRGDPCDDKWVGIGCTGSRVTSINLPNMKLEGGLVGDIFFLSELKELDLSYNKGLRGILPPAVQNLKKLENLILVGCGFSGQIPDTIGSLPQLRILSLNSNAFSGNIPPSIGNLSTLNWLDMADNQLEGEIPVSNGSTTPGLDWLIHTKHLYVIFLCFLCMFSWVFFLPIFYFLHIVMMFSIFDSHFGLNKLSGPIPRKLFSSDMTLIHVLFENNMLSGPLPTTLGLVKTLEVVRFDNNSLEGDLPLNLNNLTSVQDLYLSNNKLTGPLPNLTGMSRLNTLYLSNNSFDSSDVPSWFPTLLSLTTLMMERTQLKGQIPASFFNLLQLQTVVLKQNELDGSFDIGPSFSNQLQIINLQGNSITSFNNTGGPISFDIVLVDNPVCQETGAEANDYCSLPQPDSSSVYTTPPMNCVPNSCGTGQISSPRCICAYPYTGTLQFRGLYFSNLRNETPYESLEQNLTRFFRFPELLVDTVSLSNPRMDQHQYLLLDLYLFPYGQDRFNRSGISKIASALSSQDYKPPEQYFGPYVFTGAAYEYFSDGPAHSNKSSAGIAIGAAVGASVLFILLVIAGIYAYRQRKRADRATKESNPFAHWDPKKSSGSIPQLKGARCFSFEELKKYTKNFSEANDIGSGGYGKVYRGTLPTGELVAIKRAQQGSMQGGLEFKTEIELLSRVHHKNVVSLLGFCFERGEQMLVYEYIPNGSLSDSLSGKSGIRLDWPRRLKIALGAAKGVAYLHELANPPIIHRDIKSTNILLDERLNAKVADFGLSKPMGDSEKGHVSTQVKGTMGYLDPEYYMTQQLTEKSDVYSFGVLMLEIITARRPIERGKYIVREMRMSMDKTKSLYNLQQILDPAIGFGTSSKGLERFVELAMRCVEESGTDRPTMGEVVKEIENIMQMDGMNPNAESASSSATYEDATKGADLHPYDNDSFAYSGAFPHSAAKIEPH, from the exons ATGGGTTCAGCCGTTTGGTTATTTTTGCTAGTGGTTTCTATTCATATCTATATCGTTGCAGCTGAAACAGACCCTGATGATA ATAGTTCGCTAAGAGCTGTCATGAGTGAGTGGAAAAATGTACCATCTAATTGGGGGAGAGGGGATCCTTGTGATGATAAATGGGTTGGAATTGGGTGCACTGGTTCTCGTGTGACCTCAAT AAATCTGCCAAACATGAAATTGGAGGGAGGGCTGGTAGGAGATATTTTCTTCCTatctgagttaaaagaatt GGATCTATCTTACAACAAAGGTCTCAGGGGAATTCTTCCACCAGCGGTTCAAAACTTAAAGAAGCTAGAAAACTT AATCTTGGTTGGTTGTGGTTTCTCTGGTCAGATTCCCGATACAATAGGATCTTTGCCACAGCTGAGGATCCT ATCTCTAAATTCTAATGCCTTCTCTGGGAATATTCCACCGTCCATTGGTAATTTATCAACTCTTAATTGGTTAGATATGGCTGACAACCAACTTGAAGGAGAAATTCCAGTCTCGAATGGATCCACTACACCAGGGCTTGACTGGTTGATTCATACCAAGCACTTGTATgtcatttttctttgttttttatgTATGTTTAGTTGGGTTTTTTTTTTGCCAATATTCTATTTTCTTCATATAGTAATGATGTTCTCCATTTTCGACAGCCATTTCGGGTTGAATAAACTCTCTGGTCCAATTCCACGCAAACTTTTCAGTTCAGATATGACTCTAATACATGT GCTATTTGAAAACAACATGCTCTCTGGGCCTCTTCCTACGACACTTGGGCTTGTGAAAACTCTGGAGGTGGT GCGCTTTGACAACAATTCACTAGAGGGGGATCTTCCATTGAATCTCAACAACCTTACAAGCGTTCAAGATCT GTATTTGTCCAACAACAAGCTGACTGGGCCTCTGCCTAACCTTACTGGCATGAGCAGATTGAACACCTT ATACTTGAGTAATAATAGTTTTGATTCATCAGATGTTCCTTCATGGTTTCCGACCCTGCTGTCCTTAACAACATT AATGATGGAACGTACTCAACTTAAAGGTCAAATTCCTGCCTCATTCTTTAATCTTCTACAATTGCAGACTGT GGTACTAAAACAAAATGAACTTGATGGTTCCTTTGATATTGGCCCAAGCTTTAGCAACCAGCTGCAGATCATAAATTTGCAGGGTAATTCCATTACGAGTTTCAATAACACTGGCGGACCTATCAGTTTTGACATAGT ACTTGTAGACAATCCAGTGTGCCAGGAGACAGGAGCAGAAGCAAATGATTACTGTAGCTTACCTCAACCAGACTCCTCGTCTGTGTATACAACCCCTCCAATGAACTGTGTGCCTAATTCATGTGGTACTGGTCAAATTTCCAGCCCCAGATGCATATGCGCGTATCCATATACAGGAACACTACAATTCAGAGGCCTTTACTTCTCGAACTTGCGAAATGAAACTCCATATGAAAGTCTTGAACAGAATTTGACACGGTTCTTCCGGTTCCCTGAATTACTTGTGGATACTGTTTCACTAAGTAATCCACGGATGGATCAACATCAGTATCTTCTTTTGGACCTTTATTTATTTCCATATGGCCAAGATAGGTTCAATAGATCTGGAATTTCAAAGATTGCATCTGCCCTTAGCAGTCAGGATTACAAGCCACCTGAACAGTACTTTGGACCTTATGTTTTCACTGGTGCTGCTTATGAGTACTTTTCTG ATGGACCTGCACACTCAAACAAATCAAGTGCTGGCATCGCAATAGGAGCAGCAGTTGGTGCTTCAGTGCTTTTTATACTATTAGTGATTGCTGGGATTTATGCTTATCGTCAGAGGAAGAGAGCAGACAGAGCAACCAAAGAGAGCAACCCTTTTG CACACTGGGATCCTAAGAAGAGCAGTGGTAGCATTCCTCAGTTAAAAGGAGCAAGATGCTTTTCTTTTGAAGAGCTTAAGAAGTACACCAAAAATTTTTCAGAAGCCAATGATATTGGCTCGGGGGGTTATGGAAAG GTTTATAGAGGAACTCTACCCACTGGTGAGCTCGTTGCCATCAAACGAGCTCAGCAAGGATCAATGCAGGGTGGACTGGAATTCAAAACAGAGATTGAGCTTCTATCTAGAGTTCATCATAAAAATGTTGTTAGTCTATTGGGATTTTGCTTTGAGCGAGGTGAACAAATGCTAGTATATGAGTATATTCCTAATGGCTCACTTAGTGACAGTCTGTCAG GGAAGTCAGGAATCAGATTGGACTGGCCCAGGCGACTGAAAATAGCCCTTGGTGCAGCTAAAGGTGTGGCATACCTTCACGAGCTGGCAAATCCCCCCATTATTCACAGGGACATCAAGTCCACTAACATCTTATTAGATGAACGCTTAAATGCTAAAGTTGCTGATTTTGGTCTCTCCAAACCTATGGGTGACAGTGAGAAGGGTCATGTTAGCACTCAAGTGAAGGGTACGATG GGTTATTTGGATCCTGAATATTATATGACCCAACAGTTGACTGAGAAGAGCGATGTTTATAGCTTTGGAGTGCTGATGCTGGAAATAATAACCGCGAGAAGACCAATAGAGCGAGGGAAATACATAGTAAGGGAGATGAGAATGTCGATGGACAAAACGAAAAGCTTGTATAACCTCCAACAGATTCTTGATCCAGCCATTGGTTTTGGTACATCGTCCAAAGGCTTGGAGAGGTTTGTAGAACTGGCAATGAGATGTGTAGAAGAATCAGGAACTGACAGGCCTACCATGGGTGAAGTGGTGAAGGAGATTGAAAACATTATGCAGATGGACGGCATGAATCCGAATGCAGAATCAGCATCAAGTTCAGCAACTTACGAGGATGCAACAAAGGGAGCTGATCTCCATCCGTACGATAACGATTCTTTTGCTTACAGTGGAGCCTTCCCTCACTCAGCTGCCAAGATAGAGCCCCATTAA
- the LOC108450392 gene encoding leucine-rich repeat receptor protein kinase HPCA1-like isoform X2, whose amino-acid sequence MGSAVWLFLLVVSIHIYIVAAETDPDDNSSLRAVMSEWKNVPSNWGRGDPCDDKWVGIGCTGSRVTSINLPNMKLEGGLVGDIFFLSELKELDLSYNKGLRGILPPAVQNLKKLENLILVGCGFSGQIPDTIGSLPQLRILSLNSNAFSGNIPPSIGNLSTLNWLDMADNQLEGEIPVSNGSTTPGLDWLIHTKHFHFGLNKLSGPIPRKLFSSDMTLIHVLFENNMLSGPLPTTLGLVKTLEVVRFDNNSLEGDLPLNLNNLTSVQDLYLSNNKLTGPLPNLTGMSRLNTLYLSNNSFDSSDVPSWFPTLLSLTTLMMERTQLKGQIPASFFNLLQLQTVVLKQNELDGSFDIGPSFSNQLQIINLQGNSITSFNNTGGPISFDIVLVDNPVCQETGAEANDYCSLPQPDSSSVYTTPPMNCVPNSCGTGQISSPRCICAYPYTGTLQFRGLYFSNLRNETPYESLEQNLTRFFRFPELLVDTVSLSNPRMDQHQYLLLDLYLFPYGQDRFNRSGISKIASALSSQDYKPPEQYFGPYVFTGAAYEYFSDGPAHSNKSSAGIAIGAAVGASVLFILLVIAGIYAYRQRKRADRATKESNPFAHWDPKKSSGSIPQLKGARCFSFEELKKYTKNFSEANDIGSGGYGKVYRGTLPTGELVAIKRAQQGSMQGGLEFKTEIELLSRVHHKNVVSLLGFCFERGEQMLVYEYIPNGSLSDSLSGKSGIRLDWPRRLKIALGAAKGVAYLHELANPPIIHRDIKSTNILLDERLNAKVADFGLSKPMGDSEKGHVSTQVKGTMGYLDPEYYMTQQLTEKSDVYSFGVLMLEIITARRPIERGKYIVREMRMSMDKTKSLYNLQQILDPAIGFGTSSKGLERFVELAMRCVEESGTDRPTMGEVVKEIENIMQMDGMNPNAESASSSATYEDATKGADLHPYDNDSFAYSGAFPHSAAKIEPH is encoded by the exons ATGGGTTCAGCCGTTTGGTTATTTTTGCTAGTGGTTTCTATTCATATCTATATCGTTGCAGCTGAAACAGACCCTGATGATA ATAGTTCGCTAAGAGCTGTCATGAGTGAGTGGAAAAATGTACCATCTAATTGGGGGAGAGGGGATCCTTGTGATGATAAATGGGTTGGAATTGGGTGCACTGGTTCTCGTGTGACCTCAAT AAATCTGCCAAACATGAAATTGGAGGGAGGGCTGGTAGGAGATATTTTCTTCCTatctgagttaaaagaatt GGATCTATCTTACAACAAAGGTCTCAGGGGAATTCTTCCACCAGCGGTTCAAAACTTAAAGAAGCTAGAAAACTT AATCTTGGTTGGTTGTGGTTTCTCTGGTCAGATTCCCGATACAATAGGATCTTTGCCACAGCTGAGGATCCT ATCTCTAAATTCTAATGCCTTCTCTGGGAATATTCCACCGTCCATTGGTAATTTATCAACTCTTAATTGGTTAGATATGGCTGACAACCAACTTGAAGGAGAAATTCCAGTCTCGAATGGATCCACTACACCAGGGCTTGACTGGTTGATTCATACCAAGCACTT CCATTTCGGGTTGAATAAACTCTCTGGTCCAATTCCACGCAAACTTTTCAGTTCAGATATGACTCTAATACATGT GCTATTTGAAAACAACATGCTCTCTGGGCCTCTTCCTACGACACTTGGGCTTGTGAAAACTCTGGAGGTGGT GCGCTTTGACAACAATTCACTAGAGGGGGATCTTCCATTGAATCTCAACAACCTTACAAGCGTTCAAGATCT GTATTTGTCCAACAACAAGCTGACTGGGCCTCTGCCTAACCTTACTGGCATGAGCAGATTGAACACCTT ATACTTGAGTAATAATAGTTTTGATTCATCAGATGTTCCTTCATGGTTTCCGACCCTGCTGTCCTTAACAACATT AATGATGGAACGTACTCAACTTAAAGGTCAAATTCCTGCCTCATTCTTTAATCTTCTACAATTGCAGACTGT GGTACTAAAACAAAATGAACTTGATGGTTCCTTTGATATTGGCCCAAGCTTTAGCAACCAGCTGCAGATCATAAATTTGCAGGGTAATTCCATTACGAGTTTCAATAACACTGGCGGACCTATCAGTTTTGACATAGT ACTTGTAGACAATCCAGTGTGCCAGGAGACAGGAGCAGAAGCAAATGATTACTGTAGCTTACCTCAACCAGACTCCTCGTCTGTGTATACAACCCCTCCAATGAACTGTGTGCCTAATTCATGTGGTACTGGTCAAATTTCCAGCCCCAGATGCATATGCGCGTATCCATATACAGGAACACTACAATTCAGAGGCCTTTACTTCTCGAACTTGCGAAATGAAACTCCATATGAAAGTCTTGAACAGAATTTGACACGGTTCTTCCGGTTCCCTGAATTACTTGTGGATACTGTTTCACTAAGTAATCCACGGATGGATCAACATCAGTATCTTCTTTTGGACCTTTATTTATTTCCATATGGCCAAGATAGGTTCAATAGATCTGGAATTTCAAAGATTGCATCTGCCCTTAGCAGTCAGGATTACAAGCCACCTGAACAGTACTTTGGACCTTATGTTTTCACTGGTGCTGCTTATGAGTACTTTTCTG ATGGACCTGCACACTCAAACAAATCAAGTGCTGGCATCGCAATAGGAGCAGCAGTTGGTGCTTCAGTGCTTTTTATACTATTAGTGATTGCTGGGATTTATGCTTATCGTCAGAGGAAGAGAGCAGACAGAGCAACCAAAGAGAGCAACCCTTTTG CACACTGGGATCCTAAGAAGAGCAGTGGTAGCATTCCTCAGTTAAAAGGAGCAAGATGCTTTTCTTTTGAAGAGCTTAAGAAGTACACCAAAAATTTTTCAGAAGCCAATGATATTGGCTCGGGGGGTTATGGAAAG GTTTATAGAGGAACTCTACCCACTGGTGAGCTCGTTGCCATCAAACGAGCTCAGCAAGGATCAATGCAGGGTGGACTGGAATTCAAAACAGAGATTGAGCTTCTATCTAGAGTTCATCATAAAAATGTTGTTAGTCTATTGGGATTTTGCTTTGAGCGAGGTGAACAAATGCTAGTATATGAGTATATTCCTAATGGCTCACTTAGTGACAGTCTGTCAG GGAAGTCAGGAATCAGATTGGACTGGCCCAGGCGACTGAAAATAGCCCTTGGTGCAGCTAAAGGTGTGGCATACCTTCACGAGCTGGCAAATCCCCCCATTATTCACAGGGACATCAAGTCCACTAACATCTTATTAGATGAACGCTTAAATGCTAAAGTTGCTGATTTTGGTCTCTCCAAACCTATGGGTGACAGTGAGAAGGGTCATGTTAGCACTCAAGTGAAGGGTACGATG GGTTATTTGGATCCTGAATATTATATGACCCAACAGTTGACTGAGAAGAGCGATGTTTATAGCTTTGGAGTGCTGATGCTGGAAATAATAACCGCGAGAAGACCAATAGAGCGAGGGAAATACATAGTAAGGGAGATGAGAATGTCGATGGACAAAACGAAAAGCTTGTATAACCTCCAACAGATTCTTGATCCAGCCATTGGTTTTGGTACATCGTCCAAAGGCTTGGAGAGGTTTGTAGAACTGGCAATGAGATGTGTAGAAGAATCAGGAACTGACAGGCCTACCATGGGTGAAGTGGTGAAGGAGATTGAAAACATTATGCAGATGGACGGCATGAATCCGAATGCAGAATCAGCATCAAGTTCAGCAACTTACGAGGATGCAACAAAGGGAGCTGATCTCCATCCGTACGATAACGATTCTTTTGCTTACAGTGGAGCCTTCCCTCACTCAGCTGCCAAGATAGAGCCCCATTAA
- the LOC108450392 gene encoding leucine-rich repeat receptor protein kinase HPCA1-like isoform X3, producing MSEWKNVPSNWGRGDPCDDKWVGIGCTGSRVTSINLPNMKLEGGLVGDIFFLSELKELDLSYNKGLRGILPPAVQNLKKLENLILVGCGFSGQIPDTIGSLPQLRILSLNSNAFSGNIPPSIGNLSTLNWLDMADNQLEGEIPVSNGSTTPGLDWLIHTKHLYVIFLCFLCMFSWVFFLPIFYFLHIVMMFSIFDSHFGLNKLSGPIPRKLFSSDMTLIHVLFENNMLSGPLPTTLGLVKTLEVVRFDNNSLEGDLPLNLNNLTSVQDLYLSNNKLTGPLPNLTGMSRLNTLYLSNNSFDSSDVPSWFPTLLSLTTLMMERTQLKGQIPASFFNLLQLQTVVLKQNELDGSFDIGPSFSNQLQIINLQGNSITSFNNTGGPISFDIVLVDNPVCQETGAEANDYCSLPQPDSSSVYTTPPMNCVPNSCGTGQISSPRCICAYPYTGTLQFRGLYFSNLRNETPYESLEQNLTRFFRFPELLVDTVSLSNPRMDQHQYLLLDLYLFPYGQDRFNRSGISKIASALSSQDYKPPEQYFGPYVFTGAAYEYFSDGPAHSNKSSAGIAIGAAVGASVLFILLVIAGIYAYRQRKRADRATKESNPFAHWDPKKSSGSIPQLKGARCFSFEELKKYTKNFSEANDIGSGGYGKVYRGTLPTGELVAIKRAQQGSMQGGLEFKTEIELLSRVHHKNVVSLLGFCFERGEQMLVYEYIPNGSLSDSLSGKSGIRLDWPRRLKIALGAAKGVAYLHELANPPIIHRDIKSTNILLDERLNAKVADFGLSKPMGDSEKGHVSTQVKGTMGYLDPEYYMTQQLTEKSDVYSFGVLMLEIITARRPIERGKYIVREMRMSMDKTKSLYNLQQILDPAIGFGTSSKGLERFVELAMRCVEESGTDRPTMGEVVKEIENIMQMDGMNPNAESASSSATYEDATKGADLHPYDNDSFAYSGAFPHSAAKIEPH from the exons ATGAGTGAGTGGAAAAATGTACCATCTAATTGGGGGAGAGGGGATCCTTGTGATGATAAATGGGTTGGAATTGGGTGCACTGGTTCTCGTGTGACCTCAAT AAATCTGCCAAACATGAAATTGGAGGGAGGGCTGGTAGGAGATATTTTCTTCCTatctgagttaaaagaatt GGATCTATCTTACAACAAAGGTCTCAGGGGAATTCTTCCACCAGCGGTTCAAAACTTAAAGAAGCTAGAAAACTT AATCTTGGTTGGTTGTGGTTTCTCTGGTCAGATTCCCGATACAATAGGATCTTTGCCACAGCTGAGGATCCT ATCTCTAAATTCTAATGCCTTCTCTGGGAATATTCCACCGTCCATTGGTAATTTATCAACTCTTAATTGGTTAGATATGGCTGACAACCAACTTGAAGGAGAAATTCCAGTCTCGAATGGATCCACTACACCAGGGCTTGACTGGTTGATTCATACCAAGCACTTGTATgtcatttttctttgttttttatgTATGTTTAGTTGGGTTTTTTTTTTGCCAATATTCTATTTTCTTCATATAGTAATGATGTTCTCCATTTTCGACAGCCATTTCGGGTTGAATAAACTCTCTGGTCCAATTCCACGCAAACTTTTCAGTTCAGATATGACTCTAATACATGT GCTATTTGAAAACAACATGCTCTCTGGGCCTCTTCCTACGACACTTGGGCTTGTGAAAACTCTGGAGGTGGT GCGCTTTGACAACAATTCACTAGAGGGGGATCTTCCATTGAATCTCAACAACCTTACAAGCGTTCAAGATCT GTATTTGTCCAACAACAAGCTGACTGGGCCTCTGCCTAACCTTACTGGCATGAGCAGATTGAACACCTT ATACTTGAGTAATAATAGTTTTGATTCATCAGATGTTCCTTCATGGTTTCCGACCCTGCTGTCCTTAACAACATT AATGATGGAACGTACTCAACTTAAAGGTCAAATTCCTGCCTCATTCTTTAATCTTCTACAATTGCAGACTGT GGTACTAAAACAAAATGAACTTGATGGTTCCTTTGATATTGGCCCAAGCTTTAGCAACCAGCTGCAGATCATAAATTTGCAGGGTAATTCCATTACGAGTTTCAATAACACTGGCGGACCTATCAGTTTTGACATAGT ACTTGTAGACAATCCAGTGTGCCAGGAGACAGGAGCAGAAGCAAATGATTACTGTAGCTTACCTCAACCAGACTCCTCGTCTGTGTATACAACCCCTCCAATGAACTGTGTGCCTAATTCATGTGGTACTGGTCAAATTTCCAGCCCCAGATGCATATGCGCGTATCCATATACAGGAACACTACAATTCAGAGGCCTTTACTTCTCGAACTTGCGAAATGAAACTCCATATGAAAGTCTTGAACAGAATTTGACACGGTTCTTCCGGTTCCCTGAATTACTTGTGGATACTGTTTCACTAAGTAATCCACGGATGGATCAACATCAGTATCTTCTTTTGGACCTTTATTTATTTCCATATGGCCAAGATAGGTTCAATAGATCTGGAATTTCAAAGATTGCATCTGCCCTTAGCAGTCAGGATTACAAGCCACCTGAACAGTACTTTGGACCTTATGTTTTCACTGGTGCTGCTTATGAGTACTTTTCTG ATGGACCTGCACACTCAAACAAATCAAGTGCTGGCATCGCAATAGGAGCAGCAGTTGGTGCTTCAGTGCTTTTTATACTATTAGTGATTGCTGGGATTTATGCTTATCGTCAGAGGAAGAGAGCAGACAGAGCAACCAAAGAGAGCAACCCTTTTG CACACTGGGATCCTAAGAAGAGCAGTGGTAGCATTCCTCAGTTAAAAGGAGCAAGATGCTTTTCTTTTGAAGAGCTTAAGAAGTACACCAAAAATTTTTCAGAAGCCAATGATATTGGCTCGGGGGGTTATGGAAAG GTTTATAGAGGAACTCTACCCACTGGTGAGCTCGTTGCCATCAAACGAGCTCAGCAAGGATCAATGCAGGGTGGACTGGAATTCAAAACAGAGATTGAGCTTCTATCTAGAGTTCATCATAAAAATGTTGTTAGTCTATTGGGATTTTGCTTTGAGCGAGGTGAACAAATGCTAGTATATGAGTATATTCCTAATGGCTCACTTAGTGACAGTCTGTCAG GGAAGTCAGGAATCAGATTGGACTGGCCCAGGCGACTGAAAATAGCCCTTGGTGCAGCTAAAGGTGTGGCATACCTTCACGAGCTGGCAAATCCCCCCATTATTCACAGGGACATCAAGTCCACTAACATCTTATTAGATGAACGCTTAAATGCTAAAGTTGCTGATTTTGGTCTCTCCAAACCTATGGGTGACAGTGAGAAGGGTCATGTTAGCACTCAAGTGAAGGGTACGATG GGTTATTTGGATCCTGAATATTATATGACCCAACAGTTGACTGAGAAGAGCGATGTTTATAGCTTTGGAGTGCTGATGCTGGAAATAATAACCGCGAGAAGACCAATAGAGCGAGGGAAATACATAGTAAGGGAGATGAGAATGTCGATGGACAAAACGAAAAGCTTGTATAACCTCCAACAGATTCTTGATCCAGCCATTGGTTTTGGTACATCGTCCAAAGGCTTGGAGAGGTTTGTAGAACTGGCAATGAGATGTGTAGAAGAATCAGGAACTGACAGGCCTACCATGGGTGAAGTGGTGAAGGAGATTGAAAACATTATGCAGATGGACGGCATGAATCCGAATGCAGAATCAGCATCAAGTTCAGCAACTTACGAGGATGCAACAAAGGGAGCTGATCTCCATCCGTACGATAACGATTCTTTTGCTTACAGTGGAGCCTTCCCTCACTCAGCTGCCAAGATAGAGCCCCATTAA
- the LOC108450308 gene encoding uncharacterized protein LOC108450308 isoform X1, with product MKSSPAACGQQSWSISDDSLRRYVQYASESCIQELLMSASVSVSPASETDKLGNRSDGWKVLTLENGVEISKRRSGSLHMFRSRWVLRSVSPQQFITVANAIDAAKQWDSELVEGRYIKDLEDNLSIIRLRFGDNSKPLFRKREFIVYERRETMEDGTLVVAVASLPKEIAAGLLPQQNNAIRGFLLQSGWVVEKLEDINSCIVTYVVQLDPAGWLPKWFVNRLNTKLVMIIEDLRKLVQTTAPH from the exons ATGAAAAGCAGCCCTGCAGCTTGCGGCCAGCAATCTTG GTCCATCAGCGACGACTCACTAAGAAGATACGTCCAATATGCAAGCGAAAGCTGCATACAGGAGTTGTTAATGTCGGCTTCGGTCTCGGTTTCACCAGCTTCAGAGACGGACAAGTTGGGGAATCGCAGTGATGGATGGAAGGTTCTGACCCTTGAAAACGGAGTGGAGATATCGAAGCGCAGGTCTGGATCGCTTCATATGTTCCGTAGCCGCTGGGTCCTCAGATCTGTCTCGCCCCAGCAGTTCATAACCGTCGCCAACGCCATAGATGCTGCCAAG CAATGGGACAGTGAGCTTGTAGAAGGCAGATATATTAAAGATCTTGAAGATAACTTGAGCATCATTCGTCTTAGGTTTGGAGACAACTCAAAGCCTTTGTTTAGAAAAAGAGAATTCATAGTGTACGAGCGACGTGAGACCATGGAAGATGGCACtttg GTTGTAGCAGTGGCCTCACTGCCCAAGGAAATTGCTGCAGGTTTGCTTCCACAGCAAAATAATGCAATTAGAGGCTTTTTGCTGCAATCAGGATGGGTCGTCGAAAAGCTTGAAGATATAAACTCCTGTATTGTTACTTACGTTGTTCAG TTGGATCCTGCAGGATGGCTTCCCAAGTGGTTTGTGAATCGGCTTAACACCAAGCTAGTTATGATCATTGAAGACCTTAGGAAATTGGTTCAAACCACTGCACCACATTGA
- the LOC108450308 gene encoding uncharacterized protein LOC108450308 isoform X2, whose amino-acid sequence MQYVSYISSSFFFFFFVVVVERSISDDSLRRYVQYASESCIQELLMSASVSVSPASETDKLGNRSDGWKVLTLENGVEISKRRSGSLHMFRSRWVLRSVSPQQFITVANAIDAAKQWDSELVEGRYIKDLEDNLSIIRLRFGDNSKPLFRKREFIVYERRETMEDGTLVVAVASLPKEIAAGLLPQQNNAIRGFLLQSGWVVEKLEDINSCIVTYVVQLDPAGWLPKWFVNRLNTKLVMIIEDLRKLVQTTAPH is encoded by the exons ATGCAATATGTCTCAtatatttcttcttctttttttttttttttttttgttgttgttgtcgaAAGGTCCATCAGCGACGACTCACTAAGAAGATACGTCCAATATGCAAGCGAAAGCTGCATACAGGAGTTGTTAATGTCGGCTTCGGTCTCGGTTTCACCAGCTTCAGAGACGGACAAGTTGGGGAATCGCAGTGATGGATGGAAGGTTCTGACCCTTGAAAACGGAGTGGAGATATCGAAGCGCAGGTCTGGATCGCTTCATATGTTCCGTAGCCGCTGGGTCCTCAGATCTGTCTCGCCCCAGCAGTTCATAACCGTCGCCAACGCCATAGATGCTGCCAAG CAATGGGACAGTGAGCTTGTAGAAGGCAGATATATTAAAGATCTTGAAGATAACTTGAGCATCATTCGTCTTAGGTTTGGAGACAACTCAAAGCCTTTGTTTAGAAAAAGAGAATTCATAGTGTACGAGCGACGTGAGACCATGGAAGATGGCACtttg GTTGTAGCAGTGGCCTCACTGCCCAAGGAAATTGCTGCAGGTTTGCTTCCACAGCAAAATAATGCAATTAGAGGCTTTTTGCTGCAATCAGGATGGGTCGTCGAAAAGCTTGAAGATATAAACTCCTGTATTGTTACTTACGTTGTTCAG TTGGATCCTGCAGGATGGCTTCCCAAGTGGTTTGTGAATCGGCTTAACACCAAGCTAGTTATGATCATTGAAGACCTTAGGAAATTGGTTCAAACCACTGCACCACATTGA